The proteins below are encoded in one region of Aspergillus nidulans FGSC A4 chromosome III:
- a CDS encoding myosin 2 (transcript_id=CADANIAT00006187; Aspergillus nidulans myosin V homolog (Eurofung)), which yields MAHNYEVGTRAWQPDATEGWVASEVKEKLVDGDKVRLVFVLENGEPKEIETTQAELQVDNNPNLPPLMNPAMLEASEDLTNLSHLNEPAVLQAIKLRYAQKEIYTYSGIVLIATNPFARVDSLYVPQMVQVYAGKHRASQAPHLFAIAEEAFGDMLRDGKNQTIVVSGESGAGKTVSAKYIMRYFATRESSDQPGKYTTSRADAISETEEQILATNPVMEAFGNAKTTRNDNSSRFGKYIEIMFDDKTNIVGAKIRTYLLERSRLVFQPLKERNYHIFYQLVAGASDTEKQELGLTSVEDFDYLNQGGTPIIDGVDDKTEFIATKKSLGTIGVPETIQSEIFRVLAALLHLGNVKITATRTDSTLSPSEPSLSRACEILGIDANEFAKWIVKKQLITRGEKITSNLTQQQAIVVRDSVAKFIYSSLFDWLVDKINRGLATDEVLNKFKSFIGVLDIYGFEHFAKNSFEQFCINYANEKLQQEFNQHVFKLEQEEYVREQIDWTFIDFSDNQPCIDLIEAKLGILSLLDEESRLPMGSDEQFVTKLHHNFAADKQKFYKKPRFGKSAFTICHYAVDVTYESDGFIEKNRDTVPDEHMEILRNSSNNFVKEILDTAASVREKDSAAVSSKPVTAPGRKIGVAINRKPTLGGIFKSSLIELMSTINSTDVHYIRCIKPNEAKEAWVFEGPMVLNQLRACGVLETVRISTAGYPTRWTYEEFAIRYYMLCHSSQWTSEIKDMCHAILRKALGDATQQKHDKYQLGLSKIFFRAGMLAFLENLRTSRLNECAIMIQKNLRCKYYRRRYLEARLSVLATQSLVRGFLARQRAAEIRRIKAATTIQRVWRGQKERKRYNQIRDNVILLQSLSKGFLCRRNILNSIHGNAAKTIQRAFRSWRQLRAWRQYRRQVIIVQNLWRGKKARREYKVLREEARDLKQISYKLENKVVELTQYLESLKRENKSLNSQLENYETQLKSWRSRHNALENRSRELQAEANQAGITAARLTALEEEMSILQQNHADGQATIKRLQEEERISRDSIRSANQELEKLKQLNAEAESERTSLRQQVIDLEEQLEVAKRTLPLQALNGDQQNGGSVPPPANGLINLVSSKKTKPKRRSAGAERIDTDRFSGAYNPRPVSMAIPSALGRQNYSVAALSSGLDSVEAELETLLSEEDELNEEVAIGLIRNLKIPAPNSTPPPTEKEVLFPAYLINLVTSEMWNNGFVKESERFLANVMQSIQQEVMQHDGDDTISPGAFWLSNVHEMLSFVFLAEDWYEAQKTDNYEYDRLLEIVKHDLESLEFNIYHTWMKLLKKKLYKMIVPAIIESQSLPGFVTNETNRFLGKLLPSNNNPAYSMDNLLSLLNNAYKAMKAFYLEDSIITQTVTELLRLVGVTAFNDLLMRRNFLSWKRGLQINYNITRIEEWCKSHDMPEGTLQLEHLMQATKLLQLKKATLNDIEIIQDICWMLSPNQIQKLLNQYLVADYEQPINGEIMKAVASRVTEKSDVLLLTPVDMEDSGPYEIAEPRVITALETYTPSWLQTPRLKRLAEIVSAQAMAQQDKPENTENGVME from the exons ATGGCGCATAATTATGAGGTCGGGACGAGGGCCTGGCAACCTGATGCTACTGAGGGTTGGGTAGCCTCCGAggtcaaggagaagctggttgaTGGTGACAAAGTTCGGCTTGTTTTTGTCCTGGAGAATGGCGAG CCCAAAGAGATAGAGACCACACAAGCCGAATTGCAAGTGGATAACAATCCGAACCTGCCACCGTTGATGAACCCTGCTATGCTCGAAGCTAGTGAGGACCTTACAAACCTATCTCATCTCAACGAACCAGCGG TTCTACAAGCCATCAAGTTACGCTATGCACAGAAAgagatatatacatataGCGGTATCGTTCTTATCGCAACCAACCCTTTCGCTCGCGTGGATTCGCTGTATGTACCTCAAATGGTCCAGGTTTACGCTGGAAAGCACCGCGCATCGCAGGCACCACATTTGTTCGCTATcgcagaagaagcatttGG GGACATGCTACGGGATGGGAAGAATCAAACGATCGTTGTTTCCGGCGAATCTGGCGCTGGTAAAACAGTAAGCGCGAAATATATCATGCGGTATTTCGCGACACGCGAGTCTTCCGACCAGCCCGGGAAGTATACCACGAGTAGAGCCGATGCAATCAGTGAAACAGAAGAACAGATTCTAGCCACAAACCCGGTGATGGAAGCCTTTGGCAATGCGAAAACTACACGTAATGACAACTCCTCCCGGTTCGGAAAGTACATTGAGATAATGTTCGACGACAAGACCAACATTGTTGGTGCCAAGATACGGACTTACCTCCTCGAGAGATCGCGCCTAGTCTTTCAGCCGCTCAAAGAGCGTAACTATCACATATTCTATCAgcttgttgctggtgctagTGATACAGAAAAACAAGAACTCGGCCTCACATctgttgaggactttgactaCCTCAATCAGGGCGGGACACCGATTATTGATGGAGTGGACGACAAGACCGAATTCATTGCCACGAAGAAGTCGCTAGGGACAATTGGCGTACCTGAGACCATACAGTCGGAAATTTTCCGTGTTCTCGCTGCCTTGTTGCACCTTGGGAACGTCAAGATCACCGCCACAAGGACTGACTCCACCCTTTCGCCCTCTGAACCCTCGCTTTCTCGGGCTTGTGAGATACTCGGAATAGATGCAAATGAGTTTGCAAAGTGGATAGTCAAGAAGCAGCTGATCACGAGAGGGGAGAAGATCACTTCCAACCTGACACAACAACAAGCAATCGTTGTTCGCGACTCGGTTGCCAAATTCATATATTCCAGCTTATTCGACTGGCTCGTTGACAAGATCAATCGTGGGCTAGCAACTGATGAAGTATTGAACAAGTTCAAATCGTTCATCGGTGTCTTAGATATCTACGGTTTTGAGCATTTCGCCAAAAACTCATTCGAGCAGTTTTGCATTAACTATGCCAACGAAAAACTGCAGCAGGAGTTCAATCAACACGTTTTCAAGCTcgagcaagaagaatatgTGCGAGAGCAGATAGACTGGACCTTTATTGACTTCTCAGACAATCAACCGTGCATCGATCTCATTGAAGCAAAGTTGGggattctttctcttttggACGAAGAATCTAGACTGCCCATGGGTTCTGATGAACAATTTGTTACTAAGCTCCATCATAACTTCGCTGCTGATAAGCAGAAGTTCTACAAGAAACCTAGATTCGGAAAGTCTGCATTCACAATATGCCATTATGCGGTCGACGTGACCTACGAGTCAGACGGCTTTATTGAGAAAAACCGGGACACCGTCCCAGACGAGCATATGGAAATCTTGCGCAATTCGTCCAACAACTTTGTGAAAGAGATCCTGGATACTGCTGCCTCTGTGCGTGAAAAAGATTCAGCCGCCGTCTCATCTAAGCCAGTCACCGCTCCAGGGCGGAAGATTGGAGTGGCAATTAACCGCAAGCCAACATTAGGTGGGATCTTCAAATCATCCTTGATTGAGCTCATGAGCACTATAAATTCTACTGATGTACACTATATCCGATGTATCAAGCCTAACGAAGCGAAAGAGGCGTGGGTATTTGAGGGCCCAATGGTCCTAAATCAGTTAAGGGCTTGTGGTGTCCTAGAGACCGTTCGTATCAGTACAGCCGGGTACCCTACACGATGGACTTACGAGGAGTTCGCGATCCGTTATTACATGCTTTGCCACTCATCACAGTGGACTTCGGAAATTAAAGATATGTGCCATGCTATTCTAAGAAAGGCGCTTGGTGATGCCACTCAGCAAAAGCATGACAAGTACCAACTGGGCCTGAGCAAGATCTTCTTTCGGGCTGGCATGCTCGCATTCCTGGAAAACCTTCGGACTTCAAGGTTAAATGAGTGTGCGATCATGATACAAAAGAACCTACGGTGCAAGTACTATCGACGCAGGTATCTTGAGGCGCGCTTGTCAGTCCTCGCCACCCAGTCGTTAGTCAGAGGATTCCTCGCTAGGCAGCGCGCAGCCGAAATACGTCGCATCAAAGCTGCCACAACTATTCAAAGGGTGTGGAGGGGtcagaaagaaagaaagagatatAATCAGATTCGCGATAATGTCATCCTTCTCCAGTCGCTGTCAAAGGGCTTCCTTTGTCGGCGCAACATTTTGAACTCGATTCATGGCAATGCAGCGAAAACCATACAACGTGCTTTCCGTTCTTGGCGCCAACTGCGTGCATGGCGGCAATACCGCCGACAAGTTATTATTGTTCAGAATCTTTGGAGAGGCAAAAAAGCGAGACGGGAGTATAAGGTCCTGAGGGAAGAGGCCAGAGACCTGAAACAGATTTCGTACAAGTTGGAAAATAAAGTGGTCGAATTAACGCAGTACCTGGAATCACTGAAACGCGAGAACAAGTCTCTCAATTCCCAGCTCGAGAATTATGAGACTCAACTCAAATCCTGGAGGAGTCGTCATAACGCCTTGGAGAACCGGTCTAGAGAACTCCAAGCCGAGGCCAACCAAGCGGGCATCACTGCTGCTCGGCTCAcggctctggaagaagaaatgagcaTATTGCAGCAGAACCATGCTGATGGACAAGCCACTATTAAGCGccttcaggaagaagaaagaatcTCCCGAGACTCGATACGTTCTGCAAACCAGGAACTGGAAAAGCTCAAGCAACTCAatgcagaagctgagagtGAGAGAACCTCCCTTCGCCAACAGGTCATTGACCTTGAGGAACAACTTGAAGTCGCAAAGAGGACATTACCCCTTCAGGCGTTGAACGGAGACCAGCAGAATGGCGGATCTGTACCGCCACCTGCCAATGGACTGATCAATCTGGTTTCCTCGAAAAAGACGAAACCTAAAAGACGTAGTGCTGGTGCAGAGAGGATTGATACCGATCGGTTTAGCGGAGCCTATAATCCTCGACCTGTGTCGATGGCAATCCCAAGTGCACTCGGCCGCCAGAATTACTCTGTGGCTGCACTTTCCTCCGGACTTGACTCGGTGGAGGCAGAGCTTGAGACTTTACTAtccgaagaggatgaactTAATGAGGAGGTTGCAATAGGGCTGATTCGCAACCTGAAGATACCGGCGCCTAATTCCACCCCACCACCCACAGAAAAAGAGGTCTTATTCCCCGCCTATCTCATAAATCTCGTCACTTCCGAAATGTGGAATAATGGCTTCGTGAAAGAGTCCGAGCGTTTCCTGGCCAACGTCATGCAGTCAATACAGCAGGAAGTCATGCAGcatgatggtgatgataccATAAGTCCAGGAGCCTTCTGGCTTTCTAATGTGCATGAAATGTTGTCTTTCGTATTCTTGGCCGAAGATTGGTACGAAGCACAGAAAACTGATAATTACGAGTATGACCGCCTCTTGGAAATCGTGAAGCACGACTTGGAGAGCTTAGAATTTAACATCTATCACACTTGGATGAAGTTGCTCAAGAAAAAGTTGTACAAGATGATTGTCCCAGCCATTATTGAGTCTCAGTCTCTTCCCGGCTTTGTCACAAATGAGACGAATCGATTCCTCGGAAAGCTTTTACCATCAAACAACAATCCAGCCTACAGCATGGACAATCTCCTCAGTCTCTTGAACAATGCATACAAGGCGATGAAGGCTTTCTATCTAGAGGACTCAATTATCACTCAGACTGTTACGGAGCTTTTACGCCTCGTCGGTGTCACGGCTTTTAATGATCTCCTCATGAGGCGGAATTTCCTTTCCTGGAAACGAGGCCTCCAGATCAACTACAACATAACTCGCATCGAGGAATGGTGCAAGAGCCATGATATGCCAGAAGGGACATTACAATTGGAGCATCTGATG CAAGCGACcaagcttctccagctgaagaaggccaccCTAAATGATATTGAAATCATTCAGGACATTTGTTGGAT GCTCTCTCCAAACCAAATCCAAAAGCTGCTAAACCAATACCTTGTGGCCGACTACGAACAACCCATAAATGGCGAAATCATGAAAGCTGTAGCCTCTCGTGTTACTGAGAAGAGCGATGTGCTCCTTCTTACTCCGGTTGATATGGAGGATAGTGGGCCGTATGAAATCGCCGAGCCTCGAGTTATAACTGCGTTGGAGACATACACCCCATCTT GGCTTCAAACACCACGGTTGAAACGACTCGCTGAAATTGTTTCAGCGCAAGCGATGGCGCAACAGGACAAGCCGGAGAATACTGAGAATGGGGTGATGGAGTAA
- the nap1 gene encoding histone chaperone NAP1 (transcript_id=CADANIAT00006186) produces MSEPIRNKKADFPVAPTPQNTPANNAPISSHAQQPGVSSIKEESLDHATAASLFARNPGLVSMIQGKLGSLVGRSSGYIESLPVSVRRRVAGLKGIQKEHAKLEAQFQEEVLELEKKYFAKFTPLYERRATIVNGATEPTETEIEAGKGEEEEIDAKDEDLKQGEDEKESAVTGIPEFWLSAMKNQISLAEMITDKDEEALKHLIDIRMEYLDRPGFRLIFEFSENEFFTNKTISKTYFYKEENGYGGDFIYDHAEGTKIDWKPEKDLTVRVESKKQRNKNTKQTRVVKITVPTESFFNFFAPPQPPADDDDTVATDIEERLELDYQLGEDIKEKLIPRAIDWFTGEALQFEELGDDMDPDEFDEFDDEDDEDDDEDEDGRGSDQDVDDSDEEDGTSKPKKEAAECKQS; encoded by the exons ATGTCTGAGCCCATCAGGAATAAGAAGGCAGATTTTCCCGTTGCCCC GACACCGCAAAACACGCCAGCTAACAATGCACCCATCTCTTCGCATGCTCAGCAGCCAGGTGTCTCCAGCATCAAAGAAG AATCTCTTGATCATGCTACAGCAGCTTCGCTTTTCGCGAGAAATCCTGGGCTTGTCTCCATGATTCAAGGAAAACTTGGGTCGCTCGTTGGCCGGTCGTCGGGCTACATCGAATCTTTGCCCGTCTCCGTCCGTCGCCGGGTGGCGGGGCTAAAAGGTATTCAGAAAGAGCATGCCAAACTTGAAGCCCAGTTTCAGGAGGAGGTTCTAGAACTTGAAAAGAAATACTTTGCGAAATTTACCCCTCTTTACGAGAGACGTGCCACAATCGTCAACGGTGCTACTGAGCCAACCGAGACTGAAATTGAAGCcggcaaaggagaagaagaagaaattgacGCCAAGGACGAAGATTTGAAACagggcgaggatgagaaggagtCAGCCGTAACTGGGATTCCGGAGTTCTGGCTTTCTGCAATGAAAAACCAGATTTCGCTCGCGGAAATGATTACTgacaaggatgaagaggctcTCAAGCATCTGATCGATATTCGTATGGAGTATCTCGATCGTCCGGGGTTCCGGCTAATCTTTGAATTTTCCGAAAATGAATTTTTCACCAACAAGACGATTTCCAAGACATACTTCTATAAGGAAGAGAATGGGTATGGGGGCGATTTTATCTACGACCATGCCGAAGGCACCAAGATTGATTGGAAGCCTGAAAAAGACCTCACCGTGCGTGTggagagcaagaagcagagaaacaaGA ACACGAAACAGACCCGTGTTGTTAAGATTACTGTGCCAACAgaatccttcttcaacttctttgctcctcctcaacctccggcagatgatgatgataccGTTGCGACGGATATCGAGGAACGTTTAGAGCTCGACTACCagcttggagaagatatTAAAGAAAAACTTATACCCCGAGCCATCGATTGGTTCACCGGTGAGGCTCTTCAATTCGAGGAACTTGGTGATGATATGGACCCCGATGAGTTTGACGAGTttgacgacgaggacgacgaggacgacgatgaggatgaggatggcagaGGGTCGGACCAAGACGTCGATGACTCCGATGAAGAG GACGGTACTTCCAAGCcgaagaaagaagcggcTGAGTGCAAGCAAAGTTAA